The DNA window acccaaaacataacactgtttctggaaaaaaaaaaccagatacagtgtttgttttgtCTGTGCATAAACAAACATTGTAGctggaaagaaaagaaccaaaatcCATAAATAGTGACTTAAATTCCAAAAACAGTAACTTAAAtttcagaaacagtgacttagattccaTAAACAGTCTATATTTTAacctttgattgtttcttttctttcatacatcagttgattatatttaagaaacatGGTGCTTATTTTACTTTGAATCCAAATATAgtgaatttcactatttcttttctagcttacatttaagaaacagtgtctatttcatttggATCCAGAAACAGTGAATTAGGTTCCAGACACAGTAATTTAAATTCCAGAAACAATGACTTATattccagaaacagtgttaCTTAAAATCTAGAAACCCATAAACAATGTTACTTAAAATCTAGAAACAGTTTATTTTTACAGTCCAGAAACAGTGATTTGTCGTTATTATTGAATAGCATGcagatctcaaatttattttatggaaaaacaaacaatgaagtccattgatgaagaaaaattgaaaaacagtaTCTCGTATACACTATGAATAATAACGACGATCACATTTCaacgaaataatacaaaatataaattaaatagcatgaggatctatatttttgttttaaagaaaaagaagaaggtctACAAAACAACGATGAACTCCATTAACGACAAAAATTTGGAACTTAACCTAAAAACGTTAGGGGTAAAATCGACATATCATAATTTATTATAGTTGGGCCATTTTAGTTGGACTACTTTAATATGAGCCTTGTACTAATCTTTAAACAAAGCTTATAACATGGTTTTcttattaaaactaaaacttttcaaactattttcattagttttcctttattactATTCATTCAAAGAAAAATTAGATGGGTTATCATTCATATGAAGAAAGTTTGTAAAGCAAATAGTGTTATTACAATAATCTTTTGCCTATAAAATGAGAGCATAAcgaggaagaaagaaaggagaaagaaaataagagaaggagaagaagaataagagaaagaagagagatacATAATAAAATACCAGTGAGCTGGgctagagagaagaaagaaaatagtgaaagttatatttatactcctattatttcacataataaaagaaagtactactgctgccccgaggacgtaggCACACTTGCCGAACGTTGTAAATATTATGTCTTATTTACTTTATGTTTCACTGCACACATACCGTCaattttataacacgttatcagcacgagaagtTCTTGTGTCAATGGAAAGCACAACGCTATAAATCCGGTGAAGCACTACCTACCTCTCAGCTCTGTCAGCTAGAATCTCGcagataagaaaatcttttTATTTCATCTTTATATCTCTTTATAACTAATTTTCTTAAAGTAAATGTACATTTGGTTATATAATTACTATCATTATTATTAACAGAAAATCTGATAGCCATGTAAACAGCCTCTGATCTCCAACTTGCTGACCTTGGATTGAGATacttccttcttgaaagttgttcgtccGCCCAGTACctataacatatcaaaattttataaaattccATCTGTGCAATCATCGCAGATGTCTGAAACATCAACCTAATTTCCAATTACGCAGAAAATTGAACAGCCAtcttatgagtaccaaaactcCATTTTCAGTAGCTCAGATTGAAACTGTTTCTTTAGGAAAGTTGTTCGGTATACTCTTATCCATATTATActaaattttgagttaaatctAATGGTTTAATCTTCTCATAAGTTGTAGATACTACTCTTGACTCCAAAACCTATGGGAACCTTTTCGACTTTTTCGAAACTCACCAAAGAAGGAACACCAATTGGGACTTATTGTTACTATTACTTCCAAAGTAACTAAAAGGATTTAGAActgtgaaatgaaaataaaataaaaaagatgaaacaaaagaaagtagcagacaaagaaaaagaaaaaaaatgagatggAGACTTAATCATTGCCttttctgttttggcatatttatgtgtatggtgttggtttaaagccatatcacaagttctatttatttaaagcaatttatttacagtgaGTGGAGTTATTATCCTTTACTTTAAGCtttaatatttatgtgaatggtgctgaatcaaaGCCATTGTCACAAACTTTATTTGCTtaaaaagcaatttatttaacATGGCTAGAATTAcagcctattgctttaatttatttagtgTACTACATTTTATGATGAGTATATAAAAGAACTCGAAGTTCTTTGATCATATTAGAACTTGAagttcttgatcctcatcatataaatgATTAGACTTGAAGTTCCACCATTAAAAAAATCGGACCCAAAGTTCCTCGATCAAATTTAAACCTGAAGTTTTTTAATCAACTAAGAGAGCAGCAATTcctcaattaaattaaaatgacGGTCATAAGTGCCTCGGTCCACAAACTATTACATGAAGGCCAAAAGTTCCTTGATTCATGTAAATGAGGACCATAAGTTCCTTAATCCATGTACAAATTAAGTATGTGTATGAATTCCAAAAATATAAACCTAAAGGTTCTAATGATGTCGATTTTGAGAATAAATTTCGAGTACATATGAATAATATTTTGACCTAAAGTTCAAAATATGAATAATGTTAAGAACTTGAAGTTCTAACATTTTGTGTAGACATATGTTATATGTGGAATGAGTTAATGATCGCAATTTCCATCATATCTGAATTTCTTCCTCTTGGGAATAAGAAAATGGTGAACTTAGTGAAACTCGATTATGTGACGATCGAAAACTTACACAAGAGATACTTTCATGAATTCGTAATGCTCAAGAACTCATGTGGGAGGGGCCGCGATGGGGTGGCCTGTGCGGGAAGACGACTTTGACGACAAAGGTGATAAAGGTAAAGGAGTATCCGGGTTGATGAGTCAAAATGTTGGATTGTAACCAAAGAAACGGGAGTTTCAAGCTGATGTTTACGGAGGTAATCAGATATACTTGGTTGTCGAATTGGGGCTGCTGAGtgtgctttttgttttttggagtGGGGGTGTGGGGTGGCTTTAGAAGAATGAGGGACAAAGCtggaatttttgagaaagttttTTAATGTGAGGTGTTTTCATAAAATTGTGGGGTGTGTATAAAATAACCCTTTTAGAAACCAACTATGATAAAAAGATAATACTTGGATACTCACTAGTAAGTTTTTTACGTACTCACTTTTTGATTTGGTCCAATATAAAAATATCATGTGTTTCTTGTTTTTAAAgtccaagaaaaattaaataacatatatatatatatatatatatatattttaaacaaTAAAACATGTGTTATAATATCatcggacaaaaaaaaaaataagcacTCAAGTATTACCCGTGATAGAAATCCTTTAAATTATATTAATCAAAATATTGCTCGAATAAAAATCAATCTTAGTTTCTTATAAAGAGTTTGACCTgttatgtggaaaaaaaaagaaaaggcaatGCTATGCCAACTTTCATTTTGTCATCAACACTTCTTGTACATGTATtttaaaatagtaaaattaTTATATTTAGTGTATAATGATAAATTGGAAGTGTGAATAGAAATTACGGAAAAGAATATCTGAATTGATATCTCTAATTTCTTCCGTGAGACGAAAGCACCGCAATGCAGTGCCATCAATTCATTCATCATACACGTATACTTGTCAGTGGTATACTCATGTTGCGTTTATTAATAACATCATGTACTTTAGTAATTATTACGATAtcaattattgtaatttttgaGAGATACTCTTATCACTAATTCACTACGCGGCAAACCCATATTAAACGGAAGAGTGAATAAGTAGTGATTGGTCGAGTGTCGCCGTTGAAACTATGAATTAGTTTGCATGAATCTCTCCTAATTTTCATCCAAGGGGTCCTTGCTTTTTAGTGGTAATGATTGGACCTATAGTTTTTCCTCACATTTTAAATTGACACCACATATTTTGGGAATATTGGGCCGGACAGACAACACAAGCTCAACTTTTGTTGAAAGAAGCCGAAATCTGTGATTGTTTTTCATTATTTGCCCCTCGGATATatagagaagaagaaacacacGACGTACAGCACTCTCTGGGATAAACACTTATGactcgtttactaatccgtaatcagactgagaggaattgaattgagaatgAATTAGAAtgatgaggttttttttttaattaaagtcAGATTGTTGTTTAAGTTGTTTACAAACATTATCGACAAGTAAAATATTCATTCTAAATATGCAAAAATTAAAACTTCGGCGGTATATAACTAAAACAGAAGAACCGTTCGACATATAAAATAACCAAAATTGACTAACGATTTTAccttttagaaacccttctctAGGGTAACACAATGCCAACACAAAATAAGGATAGGATGaatttgcaaatcaataacacAAACCCCTTAGGCGATGAAGGACGAAACTAATCAACCTCCATACCAGAGATGGCTTCATCTAAAATCGCCTGAAGCTCCCTCGCTCTTTGTCTAGTCAGCGCAACACAGTCCTGCAACCACAGAGAGTACTCCTTGTAAGAATCTGGATCATGACTTAACAGGTATTTTTGACAGGCCATCTCTTATTAAACTTaatcttagttaattattaCTCCGCTACACTAACATCTTTCTGCATATTCACAAACTGGTGCAAATATGTgaacaaataaattataattcaCCAAGATAGTTTTCAGGACAAGGAATCAAGTTTCAGAACTGCTAACATTTTGATTAAGTTGCAAACCATTTGAAAAGTAGAACCTTTTTCCCTCGAAGTTCCAGTTTTCAGAGGTTACAAAGTTTCACAATATTGGTTCAAACAGCAAAAAGGGTGAAATTTTGATGACAAAATCAGTTTTAACAACCTTGGATGTAACATGAACACGACAATCCATTCACATATACTTTTTCTCTACTTTCAGCTATCACTGTTGAGCAGATAGAATGCAGTAACAGATTTTGAATTGTAATCGTAACCTCCTACAAAGTTTGAATTGTGGGGTAGCATCAAATTAATAACTTTAGGGTCAACACTAAGTAACTAACCTGGATAACTGAGGTATAGGCAAGAACTGGTCCACCGGGCTTGTAAAGAGACACAAGTTGACCGGATGAATCCAAAACCACAGTTACAAGAGTTTCCATGATGGACTCTTCCTCTGCTGTAGGGTCAGCCAAGATGTATTTCTTATGAAGTATGCACGTCAATGAAAATGGAATACTGCTTAGTGTGAGTTTCCTCTTCCCGTTATTGACTGCCTCCTTCCCACCTTGTTCCTCAAACATAACTActacttttccttcatcattcatcGAAACTACCGGAATCTGCACTGCAAGGCATGGAAGTAATAAGACAAAGATGCTGCAGCACAACACAATTTCAGCATTGAAATTATAATTCTAAGCATAACACCCACAGCAGAAATGACTGCACTCTAATCCTATGCTACAATTTTATGCATTTGTATTTTGCTCAACTAAATGATTTTACAAAGACTGGAATCCCATCATTTCATCCCATCCCAATTGCATCACTCAGCAATGTCACCTCTTTGCTCATTTGTACTTCCATTTGCATAATTTCCTTTCCTAAAACCCCCCGAACTTAAACTTCTGTGTCGAGAATACCGTGAGGGTACCCATCCTTTTGACAGCAGTataaatgtcaaaatgaaatgGCATAGTAGGGAAAATCCAACCAAACTATGGGTACAGTTTCAAATAAAACTTGAATTAAATATAGGAGAACACAAGATGTGTACAAGTTGGATTCATCTACCCTACAAATCAATTGTAGTTTTATATATTAATGGACAAACAACATAAGCTTCACCAGAATTTGGTTAAGTTCCagctttttaaatatatatcttttccttctttcttccatGCATACATTTTCATACATTTAGTCGGGTACAATAGTACACAATTTGAATAATATACTTGCTCTAGAGTGCATATCTGGAGTAGGTCGGGCAACTAAGTGATCCCATATGCTGTTTTATGTAGCCAGCACATTACACAGGGATTGTACAGAATACCAAATGATGAGATGGTTGTAACACTTACAGTGAGAAAAGGCAGCAACTGCTGACAGCAAAGCTGCATCGAAAAGAGCACCATCAGCATCCAAACAATATATGTCCTGCATGAGACAAATCAGACattacttcataatatatatcctacaatgacaaaaaaaaaaagccataaTAATTGACGACTATGATTTTCCAGGTTTCAAAGTAAATACCAAGTAGGCCATCCAAGCAGCTTTTCCACTGATTAAGGATAGCTCCTTCAAATTAACCATGCCAGAACTGCAACAAACGAAGACAACTGGTAAATTCCCAAATGAAAATATCAAATGAAGCATCAGATATTTTAACCGTAAATAGGATACTGATACCAGCATAAAATGTTCTGAATTCAAGCACAAAAATCAATTCAACTAAAGCCAGTATAGACAAGTTGATTTCAACATCCAATATTCCTTTTAAAATTGTTATTTGGGATCCTCAACAGTAGAACTACTTTCGTAAGGTAACAATCGCTTAGTACTCTATAAGATTATGGCCTCAGGTGAATTCATTAAGTACTCAAGTAATGGACACTAAGAGATGAGACTTGGATGAACTGATAAAATAGAAGCACTCCTACAAGCAATAGGAATTGACACACAAGTAACCCACCTCTTATATTAATATGAACAGATCATTCAAAAGAAAACTGATATCACTGAGAAGTTCAACTAAAGAAACTTTAGGTAGAACTGAGAAATGAAAAACAACTAGACTGACAATTCACTTGCCTTAAAATAGTGTCAGATAGCTGCTTTGACACAACCGGTGCTGCATCAGCGGGCCTGCCAGGCCTAACAGTTGGAGAACAAATTGGAGGCATGTGGAAATCAATTGCTGAAAATAGAAAAGTTTTTAAGAGTGGACAATCTGTTAACTAGAAGAGAACAAAATCACATAAAGTTCAAGGAAGAGAAGAAATACAACTTAGCGAGTTGTGCACACTAACCTATGCAGCCTTCATCTGGTGACTCTGTTGGAGGGGTCATGACTTCCATTTTTATTGCAGCGAGCATTGTCTGAATCCAAAAATCCTCATCAGTCACACGACTGTATATTTCATTTAAATATCGAAAACAAACACACATAGTTAGATAGTGATAAGCAATTACAGTTGAACCAATCTTTACTAATGCTGACCCATCAGCGGATGCAACTGCACCTACATTAAAACAGGAAAGGGTTCAGTTTACATGGTTAAATAAACTTGAGGGTTGCATAAACCAAGTTAAAACAAAGTAAGGAATAGAGAATCCATGATATTGATTCTAATGCACGCTTTAGCTAACCAAGGGCTGAAGAAGTCTCTCTAGCTTCGGTTAGTGACCTGCCATCAGGGCGTGTAGATTTAACAAAATGGCTCTCATAAAACTGAAGAGGAAATAGACGTCTGAAAGCATCCCCGTCCATTTCGGACAGCAAATCCCCAGAACCATCAGGAAGCCCCATTGTCTCTTCTTCGTCTAGTTTCCTAACTATGCTCCTTGCCTTACAAAAGCAAAAGATGCATACTTTCAGCATAAAACCAAAATAAGAATTCAACCACAAAGATAAAAAGAACAAACATTCATTGAATTTTCGATACAAAGCTACAACAAATTATCCATACAAACTTCTGTTTCCATATTCGAGAGACACCCATATTAACATTAACAAACACAGTAAAATCAAGAAGGTTTATTAAAACAGTGAACTTTAGCAGTATTGAAGATTGGAAGGGGGGAGGAAGAACCCCGTTTTCGAATTTCACAAAAAGGAACAAAACCCGGTAATGAAAAACCATTTGTAAGTTTCCTTCTCGAAAATAATACCTGACCCAGACAGAATTTCACATTCGTTGCTTACTATGAATGCAACACCAACATCGGttgtttcaaaattcaaataacaCACACAGCCCCTAGTTGTTTGTACCTTTCCAGTTTCCAGTAGAAAGACTATATaactatataaatatatatatatatatgaaaaattgATTTCAGAAAGACCAGAATCTCAAAAGCGTTTCCCTTTCTAGCATCCCACGaaaaaatgaaactaaaatcccaagaaaaaaaaaacagaaataataGATTGAATGTGGTGCAACAGAGAGTTTGCATGTGTTTCTATGATCGAATTGAAGTTTTAGGCATTCAAGAGAAAGACAGAGAGTGATCATACCTGGGTGAAGCTTCGTAgttcagagaaagagagagagagagagagagagagagagagagaggctgtGCAGTGGACGGGTCAAATAAATGGGTTAGGTTTGGATTAAGTATACCCGTTTGAAGTTCGGTTACGGGTTTACATAACCCGTACCCGCCACGACCCGCTACTTTTGTTGTTTTTAGTGTTTCAATGATGATTTTGGTGTAAATTACATTTTTGCATCTTTAAAGTTTataatagggtaaattatattttacctcATCAAGTTTGCGGTCGATTTTAATTtcttacaatatctttaaaacatttcaatttcatacatttacttatcattttatttcaatttcatacatccattagaaaatctgttaagtaaagcgttaagtgatgacatggCAAATATGGGACCCACATttatgctgatgtggctgccaaataTGTGCCACgtgataaaaataataatttttatgcatttaaaattaataatatttaccctattaaaaaaaacaaacaaacccataaacctaaAACCCCCGACCCACCTCCATcttctccactctcttcacctcccctcccatccaaaaactcaccccatcccaccccaccccacctccCCCACAACCCCacaccccaccccccaccctCACCTCCCCCAcaaccccccaccccaccccttATCGTGCACACCCCTCACCTGGTGCTCCAGAATCGGCGATTTCTCCTCCATTGCGAACGCCCTGCACGCCATGGATAGATCTGGCCAGCTCAACGCCTGGTGCGTCATGCTCAATGCCATTTTCTTTGTAGCCAAACAGAAATTAAGCCCCAaaggtgagaaaaaaaaaattgaattcaaaagttcaaattttttaCAAAAAGTTTATGAATTTATCACCTCTACCTTTTCCTTATGGAGATTCAGATTCTCTTTCCATTCAGTGagcttttcttaattttgaattttcatatCGTTGTTTTTGGGTGGGGTGGGGGAGGTGGACGtggaggtgggggtggggtgggatggggTGTGTTTTTGGATGGGatgggaggtgaagagagtggaggagatgGAGGTGGGTCGggggttttgggtttgtttgtttgtttgttattattttttttaagggtaaatattattatattttaaatgcataaaaaatattatttttgccacatgACACATATttggcaaccacatcagcatAAATGTGGATCTCATATTTGTCATGTCATCACTTAATGGTTTACTTAACAGATTTtctaatggatgtatgaaattaaaataaaataataagtaaatgtatgaaattgaaatgttttaatgaTGTTATAAAGAATTGAAATCGACCACAAaaggggtaaaatgtaatttatcctTTACAATATGTTACAATTTGGCCCAATTCTTTCAGTAAGTTACAAATTGTTAAATGATTGCCCCTTCATGCCCACCTACCAAGTTAATTGTTATTTATTCATGTTACACTATGAGCTTTTGTATTTTTTGCTTACATCTCTTTCTATATCTAGATTATTAATCTTTACAATTAAGGAagaaagggtttagggttttttttcagttaaacaatagattttgttagattagatgttataTTAGCCACCGATAGGATTTGAACCCACGTCGTCATGTAAGGACTCAACACATTTCCACTATTATGGTAAAGGGCCACTTGTAGCGAAAAGATTTAGATTAAGTTTAATAAAACTCTTAAGCTATCCTGTGCTTCAGTAATTGAAACAACTAAAAATCGTAAGATCATATGACAATACCGAAAAAAGAGCAACAATTGACGTGTAAACAAAAGCAATTTACTACTTGACCATGATACTGGTGGCcattaagggtgcgtttgttgcaccggactatctcggactgaactagcttcagggactaagctggactggcttagactaaactaacctggactaacttagtgaagcgtttatggcagtgtcggactaaaaacatgataattaataaattcgaatattatattatttaatccctttttattaatattttattattaattatctCTTCATTTTTTTGTCTGAAAACTTTCCTCTTCAAAAACCAATTCCACAATTTGAGACCAAAATTTGAGATCAAATcaaaacaactccaattccaCAATTGCAGAGTGTCTCGTCGTCGAAATAGTGTCTCAAAACCAACTATAATTCCGCAAATCATAGTCTCTCAGGCTGCTACCTCCATCTTCTTTGCTGGTCCCAGCGTCCTAGCATCTTAGGCGGCAATCCCAAGCCGCTTCGTCGTCTCCATCGTCGTCGTGGATGCCGGCGTTCTTGGCTTTTCAGATTCCTCCATCGCAATCATGTTCCTCACCCACTACTGGGTTCACAAAGATCTCGTGATTTGGGTTTCAACGAAACCATCTGCATTGATATGTGCCCACGACGGTCGGAGGTAGTAGAGGTTATGGGCCTTGTCAGAGGAGGAATAGGTGGAAGATTGGTAGAGAAGGAAGACGGAAGAGGGGACTCTAGGACTTAGACGAGGAGAAGACGACATAGAAGGAGACGGTCTTAACAGTCCGACCGAAATTGGGGATCTTCGTGAAGAACACCTAGAGAGGTATATAATCCGAGCGAGTCCGACCTAAGCTTATTAAACCTAATCCTTGTCCAGACCAAACAAGGGACTACAATAGCAATTAGTCTAGTCCAGTTTAGTCCCCCCTAATCCGgttaaacaaacacaccctaaaaTCGTGTGTTTAACTTCTTTTTATGCACTTCCAATAGCCTTGAGTGGGCTTTGGATAAGCATCCAGTTTCATAAAGCTAATGTATTTTACtaaccccccccccaaaaaaaaatcattatctCAATATCTATATTTTTTTAGCCAAATTTTTTTCGTGAT is part of the Malus domestica chromosome 12, GDT2T_hap1 genome and encodes:
- the LOC103456285 gene encoding uncharacterized protein isoform X2; the protein is MGLPDGSGDLLSEMDGDAFRRLFPLQFYESHFVKSTRPDGRSLTEARETSSALVASADGSALVKIGSTTMLAAIKMEVMTPPTESPDEGCIAIDFHMPPICSPTVRPGRPADAAPVVSKQLSDTILSSGMVNLKELSLISGKAAWMAYLDIYCLDADGALFDAALLSAVAAFSHLQIPVVSMNDEGKVVVMFEEQGGKEAVNNGKRKLTLSSIPFSLTCILHKKYILADPTAEEESIMETLVTVVLDSSGQLVSLYKPGGPVLAYTSVIQDCVALTRQRARELQAILDEAISGMEVD
- the LOC103456285 gene encoding uncharacterized protein isoform X1; translation: MGLPDGSGDLLSEMDGDAFRRLFPLQFYESHFVKSTRPDGRSLTEARETSSALGAVASADGSALVKIGSTTMLAAIKMEVMTPPTESPDEGCIAIDFHMPPICSPTVRPGRPADAAPVVSKQLSDTILSSGMVNLKELSLISGKAAWMAYLDIYCLDADGALFDAALLSAVAAFSHLQIPVVSMNDEGKVVVMFEEQGGKEAVNNGKRKLTLSSIPFSLTCILHKKYILADPTAEEESIMETLVTVVLDSSGQLVSLYKPGGPVLAYTSVIQDCVALTRQRARELQAILDEAISGMEVD